Proteins encoded within one genomic window of Oryza brachyantha chromosome 7, ObraRS2, whole genome shotgun sequence:
- the LOC102700444 gene encoding serine/arginine-rich SC35-like splicing factor SCL33: MGRGYSYSPSPPPRSYRRRASSPIPRGRYGGGGRDLPTSLLVRNLRRDCRPEDIRRPFGQFGRLKDVYIPRDYYSGEPRGFGFVQYYDPDDAADAKYYMDGQTILGREIAVVFAEENRKKPAEMRARDRISGSRGRSYDQRYSRSPRYSPPPRGYSPPRRGRSPYRSPSYSRSPSPRYARRRMRERSYSPVDSRSRSRSRSPIDEGYGGSTRRERSLSVSG, from the exons ATGGGAAGAGGCTACAGTTACAGCCCATCGCCACCTCCAAGAAGCTACCGGAGAAGGGCAAGCAGCCCGATTCCCCGTGGTCGTTATGGTGGTGGCGGTAGAGATCTCCCAACCAGTCTTCTAGTCAGGAATCTTCGCCGGGACTGCCG GCCAGAGGACATTCGTCGGCCATTTGGACAATTTGGTCGTCTTAAAGATGTTTATATTCCAAGAGATTACTACAGTGG GGAACCAAGAGGATTTGGATTTGTCCAGTACTATGATCCTGATGACGCTGCTGATGCAAAATACTACATGGACGGGCAGACTATTCTTGGCAGGGAAATAGCTGTTGTATTTGCAGAGGAAAACAGAAAGAAGCCTGCTGAGATGAGAGCTCGTGACAGAATAAG TGGCAGCAGAGGTCGTTCCTATGACCAGAGATACTCTAGGTCACCTCGATACTCTCCTCCTCCAAGGGGATACTCTCCACCTCGAAGGGGCCGTTCGCCTTACCGCAGCCCAAGCTACTCGAG GTCTCCTTCGCCTCGGTATGCAAGGCGAAGGATGAGAGAGAGGTCCTACTCACCTGTTGACAGCAGATCCAGATCAAGAAGTAGGAGCCCCATAGATGAGGGATACGGTGGATCCACACGGAGAGAGAGGTCGCTCTCTGTTAGCGGATGA